TGAAGGTATGATGTGCGTTTTGAAAGAAAACTCTTCAGTGATGTACTATTCAAACAGAGTCAGTAAAGTATAACAAAGCCTATTTGCTTCTTCTATGTTGTTATTAATGTCTTACATTTTACGGAAAGAAAATACTGAATGAGGATATAAAGTTTCGAAAAATACAAGAGGAAAGAAATTTATAAAATTAGCACAGATAAAATGTAAGTCGTCGCAACCTTGGTTTACGAGCAAGTTATGGGTGACGTGTGTAAATAGAATAGAAATAGATTTGGATCAAACTGAATGTGAAGGGAACATTTACTGGGCATATCATATTTATACTTGCGTAGACATTCAGATCAACAACTGCATTTAAGAGTTTACCCCTAGACAACAGTTTTCGTACACGCCGTCAATGGCCTGCACACGAACTCTCAAACTCATCTTATAGattgttttatgtgtataaggctgtcaaaaatacattgtatattgtgtcCCTACAACGCCATGCATCGAATCTAGAAGACCTTCATTATACCTAATTCCGATGCGTATTTGAAGTTGTTTCCCTGTCCTCTCGGAAAtacacccccaccccctctacAAAGACAAAGTTGTACACCATATTAATTGGAGATTGATTGGTATCTTTGATGCTATTGTTTATTCTCTTCAAAGGTGCGATCGACCGGCCCAGCACAGTAGGTAAGACATTTGTCTTCTCAATCCCGTCCGATTTCTTGTACACGCGGCGCCCTTCGAAGAGGCTCTACATGTCATCACAGACGGGTGAGCAGGTCACTGCACAGCTTGTCGCTCTCGAAGGTACAGTCCGTCGCCGGATCATCGTCCCTGGAAATGGGGAGGTCAGCGTTGACTTACCGCGGTCGATTACTTCGCGTGGTACTGGTTTGAAGCACACCATTGGCATTCAAGCCGATGGCGACATCAGCGTCCATGTGCAAATGGAAGCAGGTGTGAACTCTGGCGCGTTCACACCCATCCCAACTAGCAGTCTCGGGACGGACTATGTCATCGGCACGTATGAACCTCATCTTCCAAGGTACCGTTCAGGCTTTGTGGTCACAGCGGCCGAGGAAGGAGCTTTTCTGCAGATTACGTTCAGCAAGAAAGTCAAGTACGGTTACGTGTCTTACGGACCAGGCCGCCTCTTCACTTTCCAACTTCAAGCCTACCAGTCGTTCCAGGTGATGAGTGAAGAGGACTTGTCAGGGACGCGTATCAGGTCCGATATGCCAGTAGCAGTCGTCAGCGGAAGCGAGTGCTCTCGTGTACCTCGAAGAATTAGGTATTGCGACTACTTGGTCGAGCAGCTGCCACCCGTTCACACCCTGGGAAAGCACTTCGTTGTAGCACCTTTCGGGCAACGCAGATCCAGCTTCGTTCTCAAGTTCGTAGCGGCCTTTAACGACACGAGAATTGAGTTTTCAGCGCCCGATCTGGGAAGGGTTCACCTCGAAGCCGGACAGCACCACGAACTAATACTCACGAGAGAAGACGAGCTCTTCTTTACCTCAACGCAGCCCGTCCTTGTCCTCCAATTCATGAAAGGATTCTGGGCCGGGGATTTCATCGGCGACCCATCCATGGTTGTCGTTCCGCCCATTGAACAGTTCATGTCAGGGTCCGTCAGGTTCTCATCCATGTTCGAGGACCACGTGACAGTAATAGTTGTTAATTCAGACACACAGGTGTCGGGATTACGCCTGGACGGGGCGGAACTTTCTCCCAAGTGGAGAGTGGTTTCTGATGACATCGCGGCTGTCATTCATGGTTCCACGGCGTCAGGCAGCCATGTCGTGAGTCACACGGATCCTCAGGCCAAATTTCTGGTGATTGGTTACGCCACGGGTTACCTGAGCAGCCGCGCCTACCCTGTGGCTTACAACCTGAAGCGAGTCTACGTTCCCGCAGAGAATCCACTCCACCTTCCCCCTGCAGGTAAGCCAACATTGTCCAAGAAGACAAGAAAGGCAAAATGCAGCAGGTACATTAGACTCGTATTGTCTGAAATCCAATGTCTGCTAATGCAAAGCTATATTGATTCTATTACACATGATACTTGCAGACAGGTCTACAAGAAATTAACGTTTTGATTCGTCCCCTCTTGCCTTTGAGAGTCATAGGACTTATAAAGCTCCAagaatgttttcttcttttttcacacAGTCCTGTTAGAACCCTTACCTGATTTTATTTCCCTCCATTTTTAACAGATTATATTTTAACTGCGCATTAGGCTCAGTGTCAAATaaccgaaggaaaaaaaaaagaagaaattgttaTTCTGACGAAATGATCAGCTGGGGATGGTGCCGAGCAAATTGATATCTACATCTCATTATAATATTAtctttgatgatttttcttCGTGTCGAAGGATATACAGTTCAGTGCCACAACACATCGATGAGCGTTACCTTGGATACATCGGTCTTCCTGGTCTATCGGCCAAGTGACGTCACCCTTAATGACGTCACTTGCACTGGAACTGTGGACGTTGAAAGTGATGGCGCACTGGTTGTCTTGCAGACAGGATTTGATTCATGTGGTACAAATGTACTGGTGAGGACATTTCTTCATCCATTCCCCACTCAAATCCTGTTTATTAATGAGGGAATattaaataatatatatttctatacGGGTCTCGGGCAatattaccccagacccttcccctgaaaTTAACCCTAATCCGGATCCTGaatctaaccctaaccctaacccaaactctaatcgtaaacctaatcctaaccctaatctttactctaaccttatcactaaccagtatttagccgggggtaattgtcctggggggggggggggtaattgtcctgtTACATTCTATACATCAATataatgttttgtgtgtgtgtatgataataatgatcatgTATAACAGTGGACCCGTCCATCTCCTTTCTCACTTTGCCCATCTAAAGGAGGATGAAACCACGGTAACGTTCTCTAATTCGCTGCTGTTTGCCGAGGACGTCGTCACACCTGTCCACCCCTTGCGCGATCTTCCATTCAAGTGCGTCATCCAGCAGCAGGTTGGTGTCATCGGCGCGTCGTCTCTAAGTGACGACAACTTCGACCCTAGTCGCCTCGTTCTGTCCGACAGCGTGATGGGCAACTTGACGCTCAGTCTCACGCAGTACATGGATGACACTTTCATCCACGACTCGCGAAGCAACTCTTCTTCCGGCGACGCATGGACGGATATCCTGGAAGGAACCCAGGGGCAGAATTTCTTTGCAGTGAATGTCACTTCCACGATGGAATCGGGGGTGTTCGTGGATTCGTGCTGGACCACTCCTAATCCAAATCCGGGGGATCCCCACAGCAAAAGCCTCATCCAAGATGGGTAAGACATAGCCGCACAATacgatttaattcaattcaattcagttcagttcaattcaatttaattcaattcaattcaattcaaatgagagtttatttccaatatcacattttgttataacaagttcagggagaaaaaaaaatacaatgtattgttacAGTTAGGGGGTATGTGCCTATGACAGTCGCATTGACCCTGCTGGAAAAAgacacagtgtcccacaatgtGTTTTCACTGTGTTCTCCTAGTCGGCTATTATTGTGAAAACGCTCGGATTTAGTAGTGTAAAGATTATTTCACACTGTCTGACTGTGATGTGGTTTTTCACATGGTATTCACATAatataa
The Diadema setosum chromosome 21, eeDiaSeto1, whole genome shotgun sequence DNA segment above includes these coding regions:
- the LOC140244564 gene encoding LOW QUALITY PROTEIN: IgGFc-binding protein-like (The sequence of the model RefSeq protein was modified relative to this genomic sequence to represent the inferred CDS: substituted 1 base at 1 genomic stop codon) — translated: MLISLNPEIVVYXHHSRRPTMPSARALALVGFVVVCVSTSRAIDRPSTVGKTFVFSIPSDFLYTRRPSKRLYMSSQTGEQVTAQLVALEGTVRRRIIVPGNGEVSVDLPRSITSRGTGLKHTIGIQADGDISVHVQMEAGVNSGAFTPIPTSSLGTDYVIGTYEPHLPRYRSGFVVTAAEEGAFLQITFSKKVKYGYVSYGPGRLFTFQLQAYQSFQVMSEEDLSGTRIRSDMPVAVVSGSECSRVPRRIRYCDYLVEQLPPVHTLGKHFVVAPFGQRRSSFVLKFVAAFNDTRIEFSAPDLGRVHLEAGQHHELILTREDELFFTSTQPVLVLQFMKGFWAGDFIGDPSMVVVPPIEQFMSGSVRFSSMFEDHVTVIVVNSDTQVSGLRLDGAELSPKWRVVSDDIAAVIHGSTASGSHVVSHTDPQAKFLVIGYATGYLSSRAYPVAYNLKRVYVPAENPLHLPPAGYTVQCHNTSMSVTLDTSVFLVYRPSDVTLNDVTCTGTVDVESDGALVVLQTGFDSCGTNVLEDETTVTFSNSLLFAEDVVTPVHPLRDLPFKCVIQQQVGVIGASSLSDDNFDPSRLVLSDSVMGNLTLSLTQYMDDTFIHDSRSNSSSGDAWTDILEGTQGQNFFAVNVTSTMESGVFVDSCWTTPNPNPGDPHSKSLIQDGCGIDDTIRIGASVDDPRFRPIAAESFSPIAEYREVFMHCRVQVCRGPDSAADCAQACGEGSRRKRDAVAVREVYTLSTGPIKSA